In Homo sapiens chromosome 11, GRCh38.p14 Primary Assembly, one DNA window encodes the following:
- the ZBTB16 gene encoding zinc finger and BTB domain-containing protein 16 isoform X2 produces the protein MDLTKMGMIQLQNPSHPTGLLCKANQMRLAGTLCDVVIMVDSQEFHAHRTVLACTSKMFEILFHRNSQHYTLDFLSPKTFQQILEYAYTATLQAKAEDLDDLLYAAEILEIEYLEEQCLKMLETIQASDDNDTEATMADGGAEEEEDRKARYLKNIFISKHSSEESGYASVAGQSLPGPMVDQSPSVSTSFGLSAMSPTKAAVDSLMTIGQSLLQGTLQPPAGPEEPTLAGGGRHPGVAEVKTEMMQVDEVPSQDSPGAAESSISGGMGDKVEERGKEGPGTPTRSSVITSARELHYGREESAEQVPPPAEAGQAPTGRPEHPAPPPEKHLGIYSVLPNHKADAVLSMPSSVTSGLHVQPALAVSMDFSTYGGLLPQGFIQRELFSKLGELAVGMKSESRTIGEQCSVCGVELPDNEAVEQHRVF, from the coding sequence ATGGATCTGACAAAAATGGGCATGATCCAGCTGCAGAACCCTAGCCACCCCACGGGGCTACTGTGCAAGGCCAACCAGATGCGGCTGGCCGGGACTTTGTGCGATGTGGTCATCATGGTGGACAGCCAGGAGTTCCACGCCCACCGGACGGTGCTGGCCTGCACCAGCAAGATGTTTGAGATCCTCTTCCACCGCAATAGTCAACACTATACTTTGGACTTCCTCTCGCCAAAGACCTTCCAGCAGATTCTGGAGTATGCATATACAGCCACGCTGCAAGCCAAGGCGGAGGACCTGGATGACCTGCTGTATGCGGCCGAGATCCTGGAGATCGAGTACCTGGAGGAACAGTGCCTGAAGATGCTGGAGACCATCCAGGCCTCAGACGACAATGACACGGAGGCCACCATGGCCGATGGCGGGGCCGAGGAAGAAGAGGACCGCAAGGCTCGGTACCTCAAGAACATCTTCATCTCGAAGCATTCCAGCGAGGAGAGTGGGTATGCCAGTGTGGCTGGACAGAGCCTCCCTGGGCCCATGGTGGACCAGAGCCCTTCAGTCTCCACTTCATTTGGTCTTTCAGCCATGAGTCCCACCAAGGCTGCAGTGGACAGTTTGATGACCATAGGACAGTCTCTCCTGCAGGGAACTCTTCAGCCACCTGCAGGGCCCGAGGAGCCAACTCTGGCTGGGGGTGGGCGGCACCCTGGGGTGGCTGAGGTGAAGACGGAGATGATGCAGGTGGATGAGGTGCCCAGCCAGGACAGCCCTGGGGCAGCCGAGTCCAGCATCTCAGGAGGGATGGGGGACAAGGTTGAGGAAAGAGGCAAAGAGGGGCCTGGGACCCCGACTCGAAGCAGCGTCATCACCAGTGCTAGGGAGCTACACTATGGGCGAGAGGAGAGTGCCGAGCAGGTGCCACCCCCAGCTGAGGCTGGCCAGGCCCCCACTGGCCGACCTGAGCACCCAGCACCCCCGCCTGAGAAGCATCTGGGCATCTACTCCGTGTTGCCCAACCACAAGGCTGACGCTGTATTGAGCATGCCGTCTTCCGTGACCTCTGGCCTCCACGTGCAGCCTGCCCTGGCTGTCTCCATGGACTTCAGCACCTATGGGGGGCTGCTGCCCCAGGGCTTCATCCAGAGGGAGCTGTTCAGCAAGCTGGGGGAGCTGGCTGTGGGCATGAAGTCAGAGAGCCGGACCATCGGAGAGCAGTGCAGCGTGTGTGGGGTCGAGCTTCCTGATAACGAGGCTGTGGAGCAGCACAG